In Aquimarina spinulae, a single window of DNA contains:
- a CDS encoding cell division protein FtsX produces the protein MSSSFEKYQKRRLISSYFSVVISISLVLFLLGLLGLLVLNTKKVADHFKEKIALTIYLKDTAKDVEIKQLEKTLALAEYTKSTAFISKDEAAEEHSKDIGENFMDFLGYNPLQNSIDVYLKADFVDQAKIEEINASIIKKDFVDEVIYDKPLISLLNDNIKRISFWVLLISGIFTFIAVLLINSSIRLSVYSKRFIIKTMQMVGATKKFIRKPFVWKSVRLGMIGAIVALIGVGIVLYYLNKTFPELALLDDEILLIILFAGIFGIGVLITWISTFFATQRFLNLRTDELYY, from the coding sequence ATGAGCTCATCTTTTGAAAAATACCAAAAACGACGACTAATCTCTTCTTATTTTTCTGTTGTTATTAGTATTTCTTTGGTATTATTTTTATTGGGCTTATTAGGCTTATTGGTATTAAATACTAAAAAAGTAGCGGATCATTTTAAAGAAAAAATTGCACTTACCATTTATTTAAAAGATACCGCCAAAGATGTTGAAATCAAACAACTGGAAAAAACTCTGGCATTGGCAGAATATACTAAATCGACTGCTTTTATTTCTAAGGATGAAGCTGCCGAGGAACACAGTAAAGATATAGGAGAAAATTTTATGGATTTTCTTGGGTATAATCCACTTCAGAATTCTATCGACGTTTACTTAAAAGCTGATTTTGTAGATCAGGCAAAAATTGAAGAAATAAATGCTTCTATCATCAAAAAAGATTTTGTAGATGAAGTGATTTACGATAAGCCTTTGATCTCATTATTAAACGATAATATAAAGCGTATTAGTTTTTGGGTACTTCTCATTAGTGGTATTTTTACTTTTATTGCTGTATTGCTTATTAATAGTTCTATCCGTTTATCGGTGTATTCAAAAAGATTTATCATTAAAACCATGCAAATGGTTGGTGCTACAAAAAAATTTATTCGCAAGCCTTTTGTATGGAAAAGTGTGCGATTAGGCATGATAGGAGCAATTGTAGCCTTAATTGGTGTTGGGATTGTATTATATTATCTTAATAAAACATTCCCAGAACTGGCATTGCTTGATGATGAAATCTTACTTATTATTTTATTTGCAGGTATTTTTGGAATTGGAGTACTCATCACCTGGATCAGTACATTCTTTGCTACGCAACGGTTCTTAAATCTAAGAACTGATGAATTGTATTATTAA
- the lgt gene encoding prolipoprotein diacylglyceryl transferase has translation MGPLEWNIDPEIIKLFGVFPLKYYGLLFVLGIILAYRVAKHIYTFENVPLERLEKLSAFLMIGILTGMRLGHCLFYDFEYYSEHILEIFLPFKITNDGWHFTGFTGLASHGGSLGAILAIIIYSQKYKTPVLWIMDRIAIVTPILGAFIRFGNFMNSEIYGKPTNGNYGVIFVRDDMIPRHPTQLYEAFSYLLIFGLLWYLYKKTSVVQKQGFLLGILLAVLFTARLIIEFFKENQVAFEDGMILNMGQLLSIPFILAGILLLVFSKKQTLYK, from the coding sequence ATGGGACCTCTAGAGTGGAATATTGATCCAGAAATCATAAAACTATTTGGAGTATTTCCTCTTAAATACTACGGTCTTCTTTTTGTTTTGGGCATTATATTGGCTTACAGAGTTGCCAAACATATTTATACATTTGAGAATGTTCCTTTAGAAAGACTAGAGAAACTATCTGCCTTTCTTATGATAGGCATATTAACTGGTATGCGACTAGGCCATTGTCTTTTTTATGATTTTGAATATTACTCAGAACATATTCTTGAAATTTTCCTGCCTTTTAAGATTACAAACGATGGTTGGCATTTTACAGGGTTTACAGGACTAGCCAGTCACGGGGGTAGTCTTGGAGCTATTCTTGCCATTATTATATATTCTCAAAAATATAAAACCCCTGTCTTATGGATAATGGATCGCATAGCAATTGTAACCCCTATTTTAGGTGCATTTATACGATTTGGAAACTTTATGAATTCTGAAATCTATGGAAAACCTACTAATGGTAATTATGGAGTTATATTTGTGCGGGATGATATGATCCCAAGACACCCAACACAGTTATACGAAGCTTTTTCATATTTACTGATATTTGGTTTATTATGGTATCTCTATAAAAAGACTAGTGTAGTACAAAAACAAGGGTTTTTATTAGGGATATTATTAGCTGTACTATTTACAGCAAGATTAATCATCGAGTTTTTCAAAGAAAATCAAGTTGCTTTTGAAGATGGTATGATTTTAAATATGGGACAACTTTTAAGTATTCCATTTATACTTGCCGGAATACTTTTGTTAGTCTTTAGCAAAAAACAAACACTATACAAATAA
- a CDS encoding CAP domain-containing protein, with amino-acid sequence MKKIILFVFVWTSIIYAKHPDSSRSNVFGNSENKAIYSETENVSEISNRNSFTASATASCTEVAVAIVFDRYASDISWKIERENGQVVVSGNSYQNSAPDVSENVCLEDGVYTFIINDSYGDGLCCSYGQGSYAVSLNETTLVSGSSFTSSESKSFTIGKASPPPTPLNLVGSDITSNSVRLSWETQGEVTNLTTFDIYNNNEVVKSIKGSKTVTLDGLTPETVYSLSVRAKNVQGDLSEFSNTISITTLKGTDGGFSKEMLDLLKLVNQARAADGKQPLKMNAKLVAAAEFHANDMKNNNFFSHTGSNGSSVSNRVQDQGYSWSRVAENIANGQRTVQEVHDTWMNSSGHRRNILSANYTEIGMARVANLWVQVFARPLSSALSHDNSVAVSKVSQQLKMYPNLLLGGQNQVNIVGHNANTIYKVHNMTGRIMYQGKINGNTLEVNLSPGMYLINFVMDGKTITKRLVKK; translated from the coding sequence ATGAAAAAAATCATTTTATTCGTATTTGTCTGGACGTCAATTATCTATGCTAAGCATCCTGATAGTTCAAGATCTAATGTTTTCGGAAATTCTGAGAATAAAGCAATTTATAGCGAAACTGAAAATGTTTCAGAAATCAGCAATAGAAATAGTTTTACGGCTAGTGCGACTGCTAGTTGTACAGAAGTTGCCGTTGCTATTGTTTTTGATCGGTATGCTTCAGATATCAGTTGGAAAATAGAAAGAGAAAATGGGCAAGTTGTAGTATCAGGAAATAGTTATCAAAACTCTGCTCCAGATGTTTCAGAAAATGTATGCCTAGAAGATGGGGTTTATACATTTATTATTAATGATTCATATGGTGATGGACTTTGTTGTTCTTATGGGCAAGGATCATATGCAGTATCATTAAATGAAACAACACTTGTTTCGGGAAGCTCATTCACTTCTTCAGAATCCAAATCGTTTACTATTGGTAAAGCTTCGCCACCGCCAACTCCATTAAATTTGGTAGGATCTGATATTACAAGTAATTCTGTACGTCTTTCCTGGGAGACTCAAGGGGAAGTTACAAACCTTACCACTTTTGATATTTATAATAATAATGAAGTTGTAAAAAGCATAAAAGGAAGTAAAACAGTTACTCTAGATGGATTAACACCAGAGACAGTGTATAGCCTTTCGGTAAGAGCAAAAAATGTTCAGGGAGATTTATCAGAGTTTTCTAATACAATAAGTATCACTACGCTAAAAGGAACCGATGGTGGATTTTCTAAAGAAATGTTAGATCTTCTAAAATTGGTAAACCAAGCTAGAGCAGCAGATGGTAAACAACCATTAAAAATGAATGCTAAACTAGTTGCGGCAGCAGAGTTTCATGCAAATGACATGAAAAATAATAACTTTTTCTCACATACAGGTTCTAATGGATCAAGTGTGAGTAATAGAGTTCAAGATCAAGGGTATTCATGGAGCAGAGTAGCAGAAAACATAGCAAATGGACAGCGCACCGTACAGGAAGTACACGATACCTGGATGAATAGCTCTGGGCATAGAAGAAATATCTTAAGTGCTAATTATACAGAGATAGGAATGGCTAGGGTAGCTAATCTTTGGGTTCAGGTATTTGCAAGACCATTATCCTCTGCGTTATCACATGATAATTCTGTAGCTGTAAGCAAAGTGAGTCAACAATTAAAGATGTATCCTAACTTGTTATTAGGTGGTCAAAATCAAGTTAATATAGTGGGACACAATGCCAATACTATATATAAAGTACATAACATGACAGGTAGGATAATGTATCAAGGAAAAATAAATGGCAATACTTTGGAAGTAAATTTATCACCGGGAATGTACTTGATCAATTTCGTTATGGATGGAAAAACCATCACTAAACGATTAGTAAAAAAATAA
- a CDS encoding DUF3098 domain-containing protein: MKKQSNKNTPKPDFIFEKKNYIVMAIGIAVIALGFILMAGGGSDDPNVFNPDIYNFRRIRLAPTIVLIGFGIEIYAILLNPNKKKKQ, translated from the coding sequence ATGAAAAAACAATCTAATAAAAATACGCCAAAACCTGATTTTATTTTTGAAAAGAAAAACTATATCGTTATGGCTATAGGGATAGCAGTAATTGCTCTTGGCTTTATTCTCATGGCAGGAGGAGGAAGTGATGATCCTAATGTTTTTAATCCAGACATCTATAATTTTAGAAGAATTCGATTGGCACCAACTATTGTTTTAATTGGTTTTGGTATTGAAATATATGCTATTCTTCTAAATCCCAATAAGAAGAAAAAACAGTAA
- a CDS encoding undecaprenyl-diphosphate phosphatase, with protein sequence MEIIDAIILGIVQGLTEFLPVSSSGHLELGKAILGDQSVPEESLLFTVVLHFATALSTIVVFRKDIVEIVKGILKFEKNEETLFSFKIIISMIPAVLVGLFFEEQLEKLFGGNIMFVGFMLLITAALLWFADKAKSTRKSVSNSNAFVIGVAQAIAMLPGISRSGATISTSVLLGNDKTKAARFSFLMVIPLILGKIAKDILGGDLIFSSENSIPLALGFLAAFVSGLFACTWMISLVKKSKLTYFAVYCILVGLLAISFGFIK encoded by the coding sequence ATGGAAATTATCGACGCAATTATTCTAGGCATAGTACAAGGGCTTACCGAATTCTTACCTGTTTCTTCTAGTGGTCATCTCGAGCTTGGCAAAGCTATTTTAGGTGATCAAAGTGTCCCAGAAGAATCTTTACTTTTTACTGTAGTTCTACATTTTGCAACTGCGCTTAGTACCATAGTAGTGTTTAGAAAGGATATAGTAGAGATTGTAAAAGGAATATTGAAATTCGAAAAAAACGAAGAAACTCTCTTTTCTTTTAAAATCATTATATCTATGATTCCTGCTGTTTTAGTAGGTTTATTTTTTGAAGAACAATTAGAAAAACTTTTTGGAGGCAATATTATGTTTGTTGGTTTTATGTTACTCATTACAGCTGCGCTATTATGGTTTGCAGATAAAGCTAAAAGCACTCGAAAATCGGTTAGCAACTCAAATGCATTTGTAATTGGCGTTGCCCAGGCAATCGCAATGCTTCCAGGAATTTCAAGAAGTGGTGCTACCATATCTACTTCGGTATTGTTAGGAAATGACAAAACCAAAGCCGCTCGCTTTTCTTTCTTAATGGTTATCCCCTTGATTTTAGGAAAAATTGCTAAAGATATACTTGGTGGGGATCTTATTTTTTCATCAGAAAACAGTATTCCTTTGGCACTTGGCTTTCTGGCTGCATTTGTCTCAGGACTTTTTGCATGCACCTGGATGATTTCTTTGGTTAAAAAGAGTAAGTTAACTTATTTTGCCGTATATTGTATACTTGTTGGCTTATTAGCCATCAGTTTTGGTTTTATTAAATAG